The uncultured Methanomethylovorans sp. genome contains a region encoding:
- a CDS encoding 50S ribosomal protein L40e: MARFPEAENRILNKKICMKCNARNASRSERCRKCGSKALRPKSKEAKGG, translated from the coding sequence ATGGCAAGATTCCCAGAAGCAGAAAATAGGATACTTAACAAAAAGATATGTATGAAATGTAATGCCCGCAACGCTTCACGTTCAGAAAGATGCAGAAAATGCGGAAGCAAGGCACTACGTCCCAAGTCCAAGGAAGCAAAGGGTGGCTGA
- a CDS encoding geranylgeranylglyceryl/heptaprenylglyceryl phosphate synthase: protein MQVEKYLSDIAEREGAVHLTLIDPASQSPKEAATMAFAAAQGGTDAIMIGGSTGAGGEPLDQTILKIKEVTDLPVILFPGSAAGVSAHADAIFFMSLLNSRDINYITGNQVMGAPLVYKSGIEAISMAYIIIEPGGTVGWVGDAKLIPKNKPEIAVAYSLAGKYLGMHYTYLEAGSGADGPATPQMIAAVKHVLGNNMLIVGGGIRNAETARKCVDAGADMIVTGTVVEETSDVTGKIRELISSIKK from the coding sequence ATGCAAGTGGAAAAGTACCTGAGCGATATAGCAGAGCGTGAAGGTGCAGTTCACTTGACACTGATCGACCCTGCATCCCAGTCCCCAAAAGAGGCGGCAACGATGGCCTTTGCTGCGGCACAGGGTGGTACGGATGCGATTATGATAGGAGGGTCAACCGGAGCCGGAGGCGAGCCCCTTGACCAAACTATATTAAAGATCAAAGAAGTTACTGATTTACCAGTAATTTTATTTCCAGGCAGTGCCGCCGGCGTGAGTGCACATGCGGATGCCATATTTTTTATGAGCTTGCTCAACTCAAGAGATATTAATTATATAACTGGAAACCAGGTTATGGGTGCTCCGCTGGTATATAAGAGCGGTATTGAAGCTATCTCCATGGCGTATATTATTATTGAGCCCGGGGGCACAGTGGGATGGGTCGGCGATGCAAAACTCATTCCAAAGAATAAGCCCGAAATAGCAGTTGCCTATTCTCTTGCAGGTAAATACCTAGGTATGCACTATACATACCTCGAAGCCGGATCAGGTGCAGATGGCCCCGCAACCCCTCAAATGATAGCTGCTGTCAAGCATGTGCTGGGAAACAACATGCTCATAGTAGGGGGAGGTATAAGGAATGCAGAAACAGCACGCAAATGCGTAGATGCCGGTGCTGATATGATCGTTACAGGCACAGTCGTGGAAGAAACATCCGATGTTACCGGTAAAATCCGAGAACTCATATCTTCCATCAAAAAGTAG
- a CDS encoding ATP-binding cassette domain-containing protein, with protein sequence MLKVEGIVKDYYVLEEQKRVLEGISFTVNDGEILGITGKSGSGKSTLLRILRGIESYEEGIIELEGKQFFSDSDKDEMKYLIHNTAIHLQRNFGLWNGPAIENIIRRINSRREGHEGLPESDSPFYEEIYEESMEYLKLVGLDHKALHATSALSGGEKQRLILARQLAAKPKLLLLDEPVTMTGPGTKQEVLDAIKDLKKTLNIPIIVVSHLPELHMYIADRLIYLEDGKIIEDGKTETVLKHFLKDMQPQVEINPVGKKETVIKVRDINKRLALIRVGEVLNFKDLSLDIYKGEIVSLIGQSGAGKTTLLKMIEGLTAPTSGEIVYLHNGEWLDITHFNSKRIELKKKISMMHQEFTLSPHSTVGQQIGFRIRIKGPGSLEYAREKAKELKVSEEILDMLYTLPDMTEEEKDKIMHDRQITPEIYAKLFPKVTMEDVKRHATKIFEALDLSLNVLYKTPYQISGGEHVRAYIALALTTDPEILLLDEPFGDLDPVTLRDVTNSLKRINREFGTTIIIVSHHMDFVKEVSHRAVLIDNAKVVKDGDPVEVANQLIEMSHARYLERTMDSLMNEQ encoded by the coding sequence ATGCTGAAGGTAGAAGGTATCGTAAAAGACTATTATGTACTGGAAGAACAGAAAAGAGTGCTTGAAGGCATCAGTTTTACTGTGAACGATGGAGAGATCCTTGGCATAACTGGAAAAAGCGGAAGCGGAAAGAGCACACTCCTAAGAATACTTCGTGGTATAGAGAGCTATGAGGAAGGGATAATAGAACTTGAAGGAAAACAGTTCTTCTCTGACTCTGATAAAGATGAAATGAAATACCTGATACACAACACCGCTATCCATCTTCAGCGAAATTTTGGGCTATGGAACGGACCAGCCATAGAGAATATAATCCGCAGGATCAATTCCAGACGAGAAGGACATGAAGGACTCCCTGAGAGTGACTCTCCGTTTTACGAGGAGATTTACGAGGAGTCAATGGAATATCTTAAGCTTGTAGGCCTTGACCACAAAGCTTTGCATGCAACAAGTGCTCTTAGTGGTGGAGAGAAGCAAAGGTTAATCCTCGCGCGTCAGCTAGCCGCGAAACCAAAATTACTATTGCTGGATGAACCTGTGACAATGACAGGACCGGGTACAAAGCAGGAAGTTCTTGACGCTATAAAGGATCTAAAGAAAACACTCAATATTCCCATTATTGTCGTGTCCCACTTACCTGAACTGCACATGTATATAGCTGATCGGCTCATATACCTTGAAGACGGCAAGATAATAGAAGACGGAAAGACCGAAACAGTACTAAAACATTTCCTCAAGGATATGCAGCCACAGGTAGAGATTAATCCTGTAGGGAAAAAGGAAACTGTTATCAAAGTAAGAGATATCAACAAGCGCCTAGCTCTAATAAGAGTAGGCGAGGTCCTGAACTTCAAAGACCTATCACTTGACATATATAAAGGGGAAATAGTATCACTTATTGGACAATCGGGAGCAGGCAAAACCACTCTTCTTAAGATGATAGAGGGACTTACGGCACCCACTTCTGGAGAAATAGTATACCTGCATAATGGCGAATGGCTGGACATAACACATTTTAATTCTAAAAGGATAGAGCTGAAAAAAAAAATAAGCATGATGCACCAGGAGTTCACTCTTTCTCCACATTCCACAGTGGGCCAGCAGATAGGATTCAGGATCCGCATTAAAGGTCCTGGATCCTTGGAATATGCCCGGGAAAAAGCAAAAGAGTTGAAAGTGTCTGAAGAGATACTAGATATGCTATACACATTGCCTGATATGACAGAGGAAGAGAAGGATAAGATCATGCATGATAGGCAGATAACACCTGAGATCTATGCCAAGCTTTTCCCAAAGGTCACTATGGAAGATGTGAAGAGACATGCAACAAAGATATTTGAAGCTCTTGACCTGTCACTCAATGTCCTTTACAAAACACCATATCAGATTAGTGGTGGCGAACATGTACGAGCCTACATAGCTCTTGCACTTACTACAGATCCGGAAATACTCTTGCTTGACGAACCGTTCGGCGACCTGGACCCGGTAACACTAAGAGATGTTACAAATTCCCTCAAAAGAATTAACCGGGAATTTGGCACCACAATTATCATTGTGAGCCATCACATGGATTTTGTGAAAGAAGTATCTCACAGAGCAGTTCTTATTGATAATGCAAAAGTGGTGAAAGATGGCGATCCGGTAGAAGTGGCGAACCAGCTTATAGAAATGAGCCATGCCAGATACCTGGAAAGAACGATGGACTCACTTATGAATGAGCAGTGA
- a CDS encoding DUF3303 family protein, whose protein sequence is MLFMDVSMWAPEHRADILKHFKELRPPAGVHVINQWVDLTGGRYFILYEAESSEAYAAFNLPWSDVCTIDSVPVMEATEFIKHMTERGVKL, encoded by the coding sequence ATGTTATTTATGGACGTAAGTATGTGGGCACCTGAACACAGGGCAGATATACTGAAGCACTTCAAGGAACTGAGGCCTCCAGCAGGTGTACATGTGATCAACCAGTGGGTTGACCTCACAGGTGGAAGATATTTCATTCTATACGAGGCTGAAAGTTCAGAGGCATATGCAGCATTCAATCTCCCATGGTCTGATGTCTGTACCATCGACAGTGTGCCGGTCATGGAAGCAACTGAGTTTATCAAGCACATGACAGAACGTGGAGTTAAGCTGTAA
- a CDS encoding DUF128 domain-containing protein → MTDPNVERKLIEIMRIISKNDKPLGARLIADELQNRGYAIGERAVRYHLRILDERGFTKKHGYIGRTITELGQKELNDALIGDRLDFVITRIEELVYKTTYNIREKSGNVIVNVSIIDKSDYERSMEILKYAIDAGVSISPRIRIVDEDSEEDDIFVPDGKFAIANVCSITYDGILLKNGIPSTPLYGGLMQMEARKPVSFVDLIGYSGTSIDPIKIFINRHSTSVLDYIENGTGKLLANLRQIPGSAREKAREVMELAKESDIGGYLDIGETGADVFGVPMERGKAGIPVTVGSNVITAIAEAGIPVKAYPVSTTMDYNIMKRLE, encoded by the coding sequence ATGACAGACCCCAATGTCGAAAGGAAACTTATCGAAATCATGCGGATAATCAGCAAGAATGACAAACCGCTGGGAGCCCGACTTATCGCAGATGAGCTACAGAACAGAGGATACGCCATTGGGGAAAGGGCAGTGCGTTACCATTTGCGCATATTGGATGAGAGAGGATTCACCAAGAAGCATGGATATATTGGGCGCACGATCACAGAACTTGGGCAGAAAGAGCTCAATGATGCACTTATAGGTGACAGGCTGGATTTTGTTATCACGAGAATAGAAGAACTTGTGTATAAAACAACGTATAACATAAGGGAAAAGAGTGGCAATGTCATCGTAAACGTGTCCATAATTGATAAAAGCGATTACGAGAGATCTATGGAGATATTGAAGTATGCCATCGACGCTGGCGTATCCATAAGTCCCAGGATCAGAATAGTGGATGAAGATTCAGAAGAAGATGATATTTTCGTTCCCGATGGTAAATTTGCAATAGCCAATGTATGTAGTATCACTTATGATGGTATTCTTCTGAAAAATGGGATACCATCTACTCCATTGTATGGCGGCCTTATGCAGATGGAAGCTCGCAAACCTGTAAGTTTTGTAGATCTTATTGGTTATAGCGGAACATCAATCGACCCTATAAAAATATTCATTAATAGACATTCCACTTCAGTTCTTGATTACATCGAAAATGGCACTGGAAAATTGCTCGCCAATTTGCGCCAGATACCTGGTTCTGCAAGGGAAAAGGCACGTGAAGTAATGGAACTTGCAAAAGAGTCCGATATTGGCGGATATTTAGACATTGGCGAAACTGGAGCAGATGTTTTCGGTGTACCCATGGAAAGAGGAAAAGCAGGTATCCCAGTAACCGTGGGGAGCAATGTTATCACAGCTATTGCAGAAGCAGGTATTCCTGTGAAAGCGTACCCTGTTTCTACTACCATGGACTATAATATAATGAAAAGGCTGGAATGA
- a CDS encoding site-specific DNA-methyltransferase has product MRDIYYNQDCITGAREHLPDRSIDLIITDPPFAINGDSLHKHYHRKEEHVFEGYVEVDQEEYRDFSLKWIHEAHRVLKDTGSMYVVSGWSNLLDILFALEKNDFELINHIIWKYNFGVSTRHKFVTSHYHILYCKKSSSKGVKFNTFCRFGTSEKSEDNSSLLYMDLEDVWLINRDFKKGRMRNKNTLPAELLKKMILYSSDEGDMVCDFFLGSFSTAKIAKSLNRYSTGFEINSDIYDYQLKQMNNIEIGYMLKDLRSNEGNPHNNQRKRWTEEEANKVVERYNAIKSSGLTDKKAYQLLSIEFGRGYFSMMNIVKKTRKS; this is encoded by the coding sequence ATGAGGGATATTTACTATAATCAGGACTGTATAACCGGTGCACGTGAACATCTTCCTGACAGAAGTATCGATCTTATCATTACAGATCCCCCTTTTGCCATAAATGGTGACAGCCTCCACAAGCATTATCATAGAAAAGAAGAGCATGTTTTCGAAGGGTATGTTGAGGTGGATCAGGAAGAGTATCGGGATTTTTCTCTTAAGTGGATTCATGAGGCTCACAGGGTACTAAAAGACACTGGTTCTATGTATGTGGTTTCAGGGTGGAGCAATCTTCTGGATATATTGTTTGCTCTTGAAAAAAACGATTTTGAGCTTATTAATCATATCATCTGGAAGTATAATTTCGGTGTGAGTACCAGGCATAAGTTCGTAACCTCTCACTACCACATCCTCTACTGCAAAAAATCAAGTTCAAAAGGAGTAAAATTTAATACCTTCTGCAGATTTGGAACTTCTGAGAAATCTGAAGACAACAGCTCTTTACTTTACATGGATCTTGAAGATGTTTGGCTCATCAACAGAGATTTCAAGAAAGGCAGAATGAGGAATAAGAACACTCTTCCTGCGGAATTATTAAAAAAGATGATCCTCTACTCATCTGATGAAGGCGATATGGTCTGCGATTTTTTCTTAGGCAGCTTTTCTACAGCAAAGATAGCTAAGTCTCTAAATAGGTACTCTACAGGATTTGAAATTAATAGCGATATCTATGATTACCAGCTAAAACAAATGAATAATATCGAAATAGGTTATATGCTTAAAGACCTGCGCTCCAACGAAGGAAACCCACATAATAACCAGAGAAAACGCTGGACGGAAGAAGAAGCAAATAAAGTGGTTGAGCGCTACAATGCTATAAAAAGTTCAGGGCTTACTGATAAAAAGGCATATCAGCTTCTTTCCATAGAATTTGGAAGAGGCTATTTTTCTATGATGAATATTGTAAAGAAGACCCGAAAAAGCTGA
- a CDS encoding ammonium transporter — MVTVNKKNSLRISGHFLLLLGIIFMALILPVSAATVEENAVAIDNLQTALTAMWLILCGGIVFLMHAGFSLVEIGLTRVKNTANILMKNFMTVCIGIVVYWVIGWALMYGADYAGIIGTNQFFLAGANNAVWNSWWFQMVFAATGATIVSGAMAERTSFKAYLVYTVLLVGLIYPVFGHWVWSGVGILTTGPIVDAIGAGFHDFAGSAVVHMIGGFSALIGVMLVGPRIGKFKNGKPVVIAGHSLPLAFLGTLILAFGWVGFNGGSTLNANDPYMSLVIVNTFLAAGIGAITVMMITWMKTGKPDPSLTANGLLAGLVAITAPCGSVTNGAAVIIGIIAGIVVYVGVMFNENKLKLDDPVGAIAVHGYCGAWGILSVGIFAVGQGNGILADATYTAGSAGLLYGGYQQFIIQVIGLVVAIIWACGTSFVIFKILDAIMGLRVSEEDEIAGLDMREHGMAAYPEFVLAKE, encoded by the coding sequence ATGGTAACAGTGAATAAAAAGAACAGCCTAAGAATTTCAGGTCATTTCCTGTTGCTCTTAGGAATTATATTTATGGCGCTGATACTTCCAGTATCAGCAGCGACCGTTGAAGAGAATGCAGTAGCTATAGACAATTTACAGACCGCACTTACAGCTATGTGGCTGATACTTTGTGGCGGAATAGTATTTCTGATGCATGCCGGATTTTCACTTGTAGAGATCGGACTTACTCGTGTCAAGAACACTGCAAACATACTCATGAAGAACTTCATGACAGTCTGTATAGGTATCGTAGTCTACTGGGTAATAGGCTGGGCACTGATGTACGGTGCAGATTATGCAGGTATAATAGGAACGAATCAGTTTTTCTTGGCAGGAGCAAACAATGCAGTATGGAACAGTTGGTGGTTCCAGATGGTTTTCGCAGCCACGGGAGCTACTATAGTATCAGGTGCCATGGCAGAAAGAACAAGCTTCAAGGCATATCTGGTGTACACCGTACTGCTGGTGGGACTCATTTACCCTGTGTTTGGTCACTGGGTATGGAGCGGTGTTGGAATCCTTACAACAGGACCAATAGTTGATGCAATTGGTGCGGGATTCCATGACTTCGCAGGATCTGCAGTAGTGCATATGATAGGCGGTTTCTCTGCACTTATAGGTGTAATGCTGGTGGGTCCAAGAATAGGCAAGTTCAAGAATGGAAAGCCAGTAGTAATTGCAGGCCACAGCCTTCCATTAGCATTCTTAGGTACACTGATACTGGCTTTCGGATGGGTAGGATTCAACGGAGGCAGTACTCTTAACGCTAATGACCCTTACATGAGTCTTGTTATCGTCAACACATTCCTGGCTGCAGGAATAGGTGCAATAACAGTCATGATGATCACATGGATGAAGACAGGAAAGCCAGATCCATCCCTTACAGCTAATGGCCTTTTGGCAGGTCTTGTAGCCATCACTGCACCATGTGGTTCAGTTACCAATGGAGCAGCAGTGATTATAGGTATCATTGCAGGCATAGTAGTATACGTAGGAGTTATGTTCAATGAAAATAAACTCAAACTGGATGACCCAGTAGGTGCCATAGCTGTACACGGTTACTGTGGAGCATGGGGCATATTATCAGTGGGTATATTCGCTGTAGGACAGGGCAATGGCATACTGGCAGATGCAACATACACTGCAGGAAGTGCAGGTCTACTATACGGCGGATATCAGCAGTTCATCATTCAGGTAATAGGCCTTGTAGTAGCTATAATATGGGCCTGTGGAACTTCGTTTGTAATATTCAAGATACTGGATGCAATAATGGGACTGAGAGTATCTGAAGAGGATGAAATAGCAGGCCTCGATATGAGAGAGCACGGAATGGCTGCATACCCAGAATTCGTGCTTGCAAAGGAGTGA
- a CDS encoding P-II family nitrogen regulator — MRKIEAIIRPTKVQEVKDALDEAGFESMTLTEVKGRGKQKGVMQQWRGQKYCVDLIPKVKMEMVVPADKTDEVVAIIMKHAQTGSIGDGKIFIYPVEKIIRIRTAETNEDAL, encoded by the coding sequence ATGAGAAAGATCGAAGCAATCATAAGGCCTACAAAGGTCCAGGAAGTAAAAGATGCACTGGATGAGGCTGGATTTGAGAGTATGACACTTACCGAGGTAAAGGGACGTGGAAAGCAGAAGGGTGTAATGCAGCAGTGGAGAGGCCAGAAGTACTGTGTGGACCTTATACCAAAAGTAAAGATGGAAATGGTTGTACCTGCTGATAAGACTGATGAAGTCGTTGCTATAATAATGAAGCACGCTCAGACTGGTTCCATTGGTGATGGAAAAATATTCATCTACCCAGTTGAAAAGATAATTAGAATCAGAACAGCCGAAACTAACGAGGATGCACTTTAA
- a CDS encoding ammonium transporter, with protein sequence METICKENSVRISGHFLLLLGIILIMLILPVSAATVEENTVAIDNLQTALTAMWLILCGGIVFLMHAGFSLVEIGLTRVKNTANILMKNFMTVCIGIVVYWVIGWALMYGADYAGIIGTDQFFLAGANNAVWNSWWFQMVFAATGATIVSGAMAERTSFKAYLVYTVLLVGLIYPVFGHWVWSGVGILTTGPIVDAIGAGFHDFAGSAVVHMIGGFSALIGVMLVGPRIGKFKNGKPVVIAGHSLPLAFLGTLILAFGWVGFNGGSTLNANDPYMSLVIVNTFLAAGIGAITVMMITWMKTGKPDPSLTANGLLAGLVAITAPCGSVTNGAAVIIGIIAGIVVYVGVMFNENKLKLDDPVGAIAVHGYCGAWGILSVGIFAVGQGNGILADATYTAGSAGLLYGGYQQFIIQVIGLVVAIIWACGTSFVIFKILDAIMGLRVSEEDEIAGLDMREHGMAAYPEFVLAKE encoded by the coding sequence ATGGAAACCATATGTAAAGAAAATAGTGTAAGAATTTCAGGTCATTTCCTGTTACTCTTAGGAATTATACTTATTATGCTGATACTTCCAGTATCAGCAGCGACCGTTGAAGAGAATACAGTAGCTATAGACAATTTACAGACCGCACTTACAGCTATGTGGCTGATACTTTGTGGTGGAATAGTATTTCTGATGCATGCAGGATTTTCGCTTGTAGAGATCGGACTTACTCGTGTCAAGAATACTGCAAACATACTCATGAAGAACTTCATGACAGTCTGTATAGGTATCGTAGTCTACTGGGTAATAGGCTGGGCACTGATGTACGGTGCAGATTATGCAGGTATAATAGGAACGGATCAGTTTTTCTTGGCAGGAGCAAACAATGCAGTATGGAACAGTTGGTGGTTCCAGATGGTATTCGCAGCCACGGGAGCTACTATAGTATCAGGTGCCATGGCAGAGAGAACAAGCTTCAAGGCATATCTGGTGTACACCGTACTGCTGGTGGGACTCATTTACCCTGTGTTTGGTCACTGGGTATGGAGCGGTGTTGGAATCCTTACAACAGGACCAATAGTTGATGCAATTGGTGCGGGATTCCATGACTTCGCAGGATCTGCAGTAGTGCATATGATAGGCGGTTTCTCTGCACTTATAGGTGTAATGCTGGTGGGTCCAAGAATAGGCAAGTTCAAGAATGGAAAGCCAGTAGTAATTGCAGGCCACAGCCTTCCATTAGCATTCTTAGGTACACTGATACTGGCTTTCGGATGGGTAGGATTCAACGGAGGCAGTACTCTTAACGCTAATGACCCTTACATGAGTCTTGTTATCGTCAACACATTCCTGGCTGCAGGAATAGGTGCAATAACAGTCATGATGATCACATGGATGAAGACAGGAAAGCCAGATCCATCCCTTACAGCTAATGGCCTTTTGGCAGGTCTTGTAGCCATCACTGCACCATGTGGTTCAGTTACCAATGGAGCAGCAGTGATTATAGGTATCATTGCAGGCATAGTAGTATACGTAGGAGTTATGTTCAATGAAAATAAACTCAAACTGGATGACCCAGTAGGTGCCATAGCTGTACACGGTTACTGTGGAGCATGGGGCATATTATCAGTGGGTATATTCGCTGTAGGACAGGGCAATGGCATACTGGCAGATGCAACATACACTGCAGGAAGTGCAGGTCTACTATACGGCGGATATCAGCAGTTCATCATTCAGGTAATAGGCCTTGTAGTAGCTATAATATGGGCCTGTGGAACTTCGTTTGTAATATTCAAGATACTGGATGCAATAATGGGACTGAGAGTATCTGAAGAGGATGAAATAGCAGGCCTCGATATGAGAGAGCACGGAATGGCTGCATACCCAGAATTCGTGCTTGCAAAGGAGTGA
- a CDS encoding P-II family nitrogen regulator, giving the protein MRKIEAIIRPTKVQEVKDALDEAGFESMTLTEVKGRGKQKGVLQQWRGQKYCVDLLPKVKMELVLPAEKTDEAVAIIMKHAQTGSIGDGKIFIYPIEKIIRIRTAETNEDAL; this is encoded by the coding sequence ATGAGAAAGATCGAAGCAATCATAAGGCCTACAAAGGTCCAGGAAGTAAAAGATGCACTGGATGAGGCTGGATTCGAGAGTATGACACTTACCGAGGTAAAGGGACGAGGAAAGCAGAAGGGTGTGCTCCAACAGTGGAGAGGCCAGAAATACTGTGTAGACTTACTCCCCAAGGTGAAGATGGAACTGGTCTTGCCAGCTGAAAAGACAGATGAAGCAGTAGCAATAATCATGAAGCATGCTCAGACTGGCTCCATTGGCGATGGAAAGATATTCATCTACCCCATTGAAAAGATCATCAGAATCAGAACAGCCGAAACTAACGAGGATGCACTTTAA
- a CDS encoding transposase produces the protein MEFRELSDDQWKFIKPHLPPQPITGRKRADDRKVINGILFVLITGCRWGDMPAIYGSQATAWRRLKRWSEEGIWNEIMESLRDSAYQKGKFSLDTVCIDSSFIETKKGEMTPRTTVTRKEKA, from the coding sequence ATGGAATTCAGAGAACTCTCTGATGATCAATGGAAGTTTATAAAGCCACACTTGCCACCACAACCAATTACCGGAAGAAAGAGAGCTGATGACCGTAAGGTCATCAATGGTATTCTCTTTGTTCTGATAACAGGTTGCAGATGGGGAGATATGCCAGCTATTTATGGTTCCCAGGCAACTGCCTGGAGAAGGCTGAAAAGGTGGTCAGAGGAAGGTATATGGAACGAGATAATGGAATCCCTTCGGGATTCCGCTTACCAGAAAGGTAAGTTCTCATTGGATACAGTGTGTATCGATAGCAGTTTCATCGAAACTAAAAAAGGGGAGATGACTCCTCGTACAACGGTCACAAGAAAAGAAAAGGCATAA
- a CDS encoding transposase has translation MHACVSCEGFPLTIQISSGKEHDRQHFIEVMEDIKVKTDGRPRTRPLEVLADAAYDDTEIRQYLRSRAIKSNIPINTRNSKRKKRGRPTRFDEETYYYRGTIERFFAWLKMGFRKLASRYERLNVVFKGLLDIACFLLCWKKV, from the coding sequence ATCCATGCATGTGTAAGTTGTGAAGGTTTTCCACTTACAATCCAAATATCTTCTGGAAAAGAGCACGATAGACAGCACTTCATTGAAGTTATGGAGGATATTAAGGTTAAGACCGATGGAAGACCAAGGACAAGACCTCTTGAAGTTCTGGCAGACGCTGCGTACGACGATACAGAAATCAGGCAGTACTTAAGGTCCAGAGCTATCAAAAGCAACATACCGATCAATACAAGGAACAGTAAAAGAAAGAAAAGAGGAAGACCTACTCGATTTGATGAAGAAACATATTATTACAGAGGAACTATAGAACGATTCTTTGCATGGTTGAAGATGGGATTTAGAAAATTAGCAAGTAGATATGAACGTCTTAATGTGGTTTTCAAAGGATTGTTAGATATTGCATGTTTCCTGTTGTGTTGGAAAAAGGTGTGA